In Pyxidicoccus xibeiensis, the genomic stretch CCGAGGACGTCGCGCGGCTGCGGGACGCCCTGGAGGCGCGGGGCCTTCGACTCCGCTCCCTGCATGCGCAGTAGGCGCCGCCACAACGACGAAGGCCCTCTCGCCGGGTGGCGGAGGGCCTTCTGGGGACACGCTGGCGTGAGCGCGGACGGCCTACTTGCCCGGCTTCGCCTCGAGCATGCCGCGCTTGTCCTGCTTGTCCTTGTACTCCTCGGCCTCGGGCAGCGGGGCCTTCTTCTCGGCGATGTTCGGCCACTTGGCGGAGAAGTCCGCGTTCAGCGGCTTGTACTCCTTCCACTTCTCGGGGAGCTCCGTCTCCGGGAAGATGGCCTTGGTGGGGCACACGGGCTCGCAGGCGCCGCAGTCGATGCACTCGTCCGGGTGGATGACCAGGAAGTTGGCACCTTCGTAGAAGCAGTTGACCGGGCACACCTCCACACAGTCGGTGTACTTGCACTTGATGCAAGGCTCGGCGACGACGTAGGCCATGGAACGTTCTCCTTAGAAGATTCTAGCGCGTCCGTGGGCGCGCACAGTAGTGGTTCGAGCCGGCGATGGCACCCTGAAATTGTGCCGCTCGCCGGCTCGGAAGTGGGGTCAGCCCAACAGGCCCTGGGCCCGAAGCTGCTCGGCCACGAGGATGGCTCCGCGCGCGGCGCCCATCTTCGTGTTGTGGGAGACGAGCACGTACTTGAAGCCGTTCTCCAGCACCCCGTCCTCGCGCACGCGGCCCACCGTGGTGGCCATGCCGCCGTGGGTGTCCCGGTCCAGCCGGGGCTGGGGACGGAACGGGTCGTCGAGCACCTCAATCCACCGCGGAGGAGCGGACGGCAGGTCGCGGGCCACCTCGGCCCCCCGCCACTCGCGCATCGCCTGCGTCACCTCGGCCACCGTGGCCTTTGCTCCCAGCGACACGAACACGGACTCCGTGTGCCCTTCCATCACCGCCACGCGGGTGCAGGTGCAGGACACCCGGACATCGTGGGGGGTGAGCGCCGCGCCGCCGGGACGCAGGGCGCCGAGGATCTTCTTCGTCTCCACCTCCACCTTGTGCTCTTCCTTGGGGATGTAGGGGATGACGTTGTCCAGGATGTCCAGGCCGATGACCCCCGGCGAGCGGCCGGCGCCGGACATGGCCTGGAGGCTGGTCATCAGCACGGCCTTCACACCGAAGCGCTCGGCCAGCGGGGCCAGCGTCACCGCGAGGCCGGTGGTGGTGCAGTTGGGGATGGGAACGATGTAGCCCTTCCAGCCGCGCCGCTTCTGCTGCTCGCGCACGAGCGGCGCGTGGGCGGCGTTGACGGGCGGGATGAGCAGCGGGACGTCCTCCTCGTAGCGGAAGGCGCTGGCGGCGGAGAAGACGGGGATGTCCTTCGCCAGCCGAGGCTCCAGCTCCCGCGCGACGTCCGCCTCCACGGCGGAGAAGACCAGGTCGTAGTCCTTCGCCTGCAGCGCGTCGCCGGCCATCACCTTCATTCCGGCAATCGCGGCGGGCAGCGGCTCGGGGACGAACCAGGCCGTCATCCCGTTGGCCGTCTTCAGCGCCTCCCCGTAGGTTTTGCCCGCCGAGCGGGGCGACGCGGCGAGGCCGGTCAGCTCGATGAACGGGTGGTCCTTCAGGGCCGCGATGAACTGCTGTCCAGCGAGCCCTGTGGCGCCGACGAGCGCCGCGCGAAGCCTGGCCATGGGGGCATTTCTCCGGTGAGGGAAGAAGACCGCCGCTCCATACACTTTTTGACGACGCGCCGCATCCACCCTGCGTCAGTGGCGCATGGCCACCTGCGCGTGGGCATGGCGCTCCGTGGGGAAGCCCCCCGTCACCCAGGCCATCAAGCCTCCGTCGAGGCAGACGGCCTCACGCCCCTGCATGCGCAGCAGGCGACAGACGCGGCGCGTGTCCCTGCCGTCCGGCGAGCAGCCGCACAGGACGATGAGCTCGTCGTCGGGGAGCATGTGGAGATCACGCGCGACCTCCGCGGGAGTCATTCTCAGTGCACCGGGGATGTGCAGGTCATATCGGTCCCAGTCCGAGGGGTCGCGACAGTCGAGGACGAGCACTTCATCGTCACCCAGACGCATGTACAGCTCAGCACACAGGATGGTGGGCTCCACGAGACCTCCGCGGGGTCTTCTCCGGGAACCCGGAGCCCCCGGAGCCTGTTCCGTGGCGCTCGCCCGGCTGCCCCACCCTCGCGGCCTACGGGCATGCCGCACCGCGCCGTGAGCCGGCGGAGGCGGTGCCGCCCGCCTCCTCCGGAAACGCCGCTCCTACAGGCCGAGCTGCTTGGCGATGATTTCGTTCATCACCTCGCTGGTGCCACCGCCGATGGGGCCCAGCCGCGCGTCGCGCCAGTGACGCTGGATGTCATACTCCATCATGTAGCCTGCGCCGCCGTAGAGCTGGAGGCACTCGTCCGCCACGCGGCACGCCGTCTCCGTGGCGACCTTCTTGGCCATGGACGTCTGCGCGACGGCCCACTCCCCGGCCACGTGCAGCCGCAGCGCGTGGTAGGTCAGCTGACGCGCGCACTCCCGGGCGGTGAACAGGTCCGCCAGCTTGTGGCGCACCACCTGGAACTGGTTGAGCGACTGGCCGAAGGCGCGGCGCGACTTCACGTGCTCGAGCACCTTCTCCAGCATGTCGTCCGCGGCGCCCAGCGCGCCCAGGGCCAGCGACAGGCGCTCCCACTGGAAGTTGCCCATGATCTGCGAGAAGCCCTGCCCCTCCACCCCCAGCAGGTTCTCCGCGGGGATGCGGCAGTCCTCGAAGAACAGCTCCGCGGTGTCCGAGGCGCGCCAGCCCACCTTCTTCAGCTTGCGTCCCACGGAGAAGCCCGGCGTGCCCTTCTCCACCACCAGCATGGACAGGCCCTTGTGGCCGGCGGACGGGTCCGTCTTCACCGCCAGCACCACGAAGTCCGCGCGCACGCCGTTGGTGATGTACGTCTTGGAGCCGTTGACGACGTAGACGTCACCCTCGCGGCGCGCGGTGGTGCGCAGGCCCGCCACGTCCGAGCCGGCGTCGGGCTCGGAGATGCCCAGCGCGCCAATCTTCTCCCCGCGGATGGCGGGGGCCAGCCAGCGGCGCTTCTGCGCGTCCGTGCCGAACAGGTGGACGGGGCCGGTGGAGATGGTGAACTGCGCCGCCAGGCCCGCGGACACACCGCCCGAGCCGCACCGGCCCAGTTCCTCCAGGAGCACCGCCTCGTACAGCTCGCCGGCCGCCGAGCCCCCGTACTCCACGGGGTACTTCAGCCCGAGGAAGCCCAGCTCGCCAAAGCGGGCGTACAGCTCCCGGGGGAACTCCTCCTGCTCCTCCCACTGCTGGGCGAACGGCAGGAGCTCCTTGTCCACCACCGCCCTCACCGTGCGACGGAACGCGTCGTGCTCCTCCAGGTACAGCCCGTGGCCATGCAGCATCTCGAGGCACCTCTCAGTTCAATCGGGCGCCACATGCGCACCCGGGGTGGAACGACTCACCGCGCCATGCTACCGGGACACAATGCCGAAGGGCCGCTGTTGCATCCTTGACCGGCCGGTGGGGGGCTGCGTATAAAGCCGACCCCATCCTCTCGGCGCCATAGCCAAGTGGTAAGGCAAAGGTCTGCAAAACCTTCATTCCCCGGTTCGAATCCGGGTGGCGCCTCAAAAGACAAAAGGCCCGATGCGGAGTGATTCCCGCATCGGGCCTTGTCTTTTTCCGGGCCCGGTCAACCCCGGGCCCGGCGTGCCGCGGTGAGGCAGGGCCCTGTCAGCAGCCCAGCTCCACCGCGCCGATGTCCGGGCCCACGCCGCAGAAGGGCAGGCCCACGTCGGCGCCATGGTCCACGGCCACCGGGCCGGGGGCGAAGGACTCGCCGAGGTCCGGGGAGCCGGCGGTGGAGGTGGCGTCGCCGGTGGCGGACTTGAACTGCTCCAGCCCCACCAGCGTCCCGTTCTGCTTGAACTGCGCGCCGGCCGGGAAGAGGTTGGAGCCCATCTTCACACCGGGGGCCTGGCCGCCCAGGCTCACCGCCAGGGGCGTGGCGTCCACGATGTTGTTCTGCACCACCGCGGCCTGGGTGGGCCCGCCGGTGCCGTGGCCGATGATGAGCGCGGTGCCCACGCGGGTGATGGTGTTGTTGACCACCACGGTGCCATTGGAGTTCTCCAGGCGG encodes the following:
- a CDS encoding rhodanese-like domain-containing protein, whose protein sequence is MEPTILCAELYMRLGDDEVLVLDCRDPSDWDRYDLHIPGALRMTPAEVARDLHMLPDDELIVLCGCSPDGRDTRRVCRLLRMQGREAVCLDGGLMAWVTGGFPTERHAHAQVAMRH
- the fdxA gene encoding ferredoxin FdxA, which encodes MAYVVAEPCIKCKYTDCVEVCPVNCFYEGANFLVIHPDECIDCGACEPVCPTKAIFPETELPEKWKEYKPLNADFSAKWPNIAEKKAPLPEAEEYKDKQDKRGMLEAKPGK
- a CDS encoding acyl-CoA dehydrogenase family protein — encoded protein: MLHGHGLYLEEHDAFRRTVRAVVDKELLPFAQQWEEQEEFPRELYARFGELGFLGLKYPVEYGGSAAGELYEAVLLEELGRCGSGGVSAGLAAQFTISTGPVHLFGTDAQKRRWLAPAIRGEKIGALGISEPDAGSDVAGLRTTARREGDVYVVNGSKTYITNGVRADFVVLAVKTDPSAGHKGLSMLVVEKGTPGFSVGRKLKKVGWRASDTAELFFEDCRIPAENLLGVEGQGFSQIMGNFQWERLSLALGALGAADDMLEKVLEHVKSRRAFGQSLNQFQVVRHKLADLFTARECARQLTYHALRLHVAGEWAVAQTSMAKKVATETACRVADECLQLYGGAGYMMEYDIQRHWRDARLGPIGGGTSEVMNEIIAKQLGL
- the asd gene encoding aspartate-semialdehyde dehydrogenase; protein product: MARLRAALVGATGLAGQQFIAALKDHPFIELTGLAASPRSAGKTYGEALKTANGMTAWFVPEPLPAAIAGMKVMAGDALQAKDYDLVFSAVEADVARELEPRLAKDIPVFSAASAFRYEEDVPLLIPPVNAAHAPLVREQQKRRGWKGYIVPIPNCTTTGLAVTLAPLAERFGVKAVLMTSLQAMSGAGRSPGVIGLDILDNVIPYIPKEEHKVEVETKKILGALRPGGAALTPHDVRVSCTCTRVAVMEGHTESVFVSLGAKATVAEVTQAMREWRGAEVARDLPSAPPRWIEVLDDPFRPQPRLDRDTHGGMATTVGRVREDGVLENGFKYVLVSHNTKMGAARGAILVAEQLRAQGLLG